Proteins encoded in a region of the Pseudomonas sp. GOM7 genome:
- a CDS encoding GlxA family transcriptional regulator: MKTSFESVLKDKNRMHLEPKPGDTRPAAVFPVAFVLLENFSMMAFTGAVDALVTTNLMNGTPLYQVLVVGEQDVVVSDLGISIAVDCRLADLNGRGMYMVVVCGGFRTHLHAIPLLRSKLRQADAGGALLGGLWNGAYFLAEAGLMDGHECAFHPEGRVMMAELFPRVKVTTHSYVVDRKRISCAGANSSLNMMLEVVRKTADAGLIGSVEEVLSCDRMGQTYDVSVASIDLDTTLPNPLRTALELMHSNIEDPIEIDEIARYSGISRRHLERLFCRHMKATPPRYYLELRLSRARQLLQYTNKSLLEVAVACGFVTLSHFQRRFREMFGVAPGRFRKRRNAQ, encoded by the coding sequence GTGAAAACATCGTTCGAGAGTGTTCTGAAAGACAAGAATCGTATGCACCTGGAACCCAAGCCAGGTGACACACGGCCCGCCGCTGTTTTTCCAGTGGCGTTCGTGTTGCTGGAAAACTTCTCGATGATGGCGTTCACCGGCGCAGTGGATGCCTTGGTCACCACCAATCTCATGAACGGCACGCCTCTTTACCAGGTACTCGTGGTGGGGGAACAGGACGTGGTGGTCAGCGACCTGGGGATCTCCATCGCGGTCGACTGCCGGCTCGCCGATCTGAATGGGCGCGGCATGTACATGGTCGTGGTGTGCGGTGGTTTCCGTACCCATCTGCACGCCATACCGTTGCTAAGAAGCAAGTTGCGTCAGGCCGACGCTGGCGGGGCCTTGCTTGGCGGACTGTGGAACGGCGCCTACTTTCTCGCTGAAGCGGGATTGATGGATGGCCATGAGTGCGCTTTTCACCCGGAAGGGCGGGTGATGATGGCCGAGCTCTTCCCCAGGGTGAAGGTGACGACTCACTCCTATGTAGTCGATCGCAAGCGAATCAGCTGCGCTGGGGCAAACAGCTCGCTGAACATGATGCTGGAGGTCGTGCGCAAGACTGCGGATGCCGGGTTGATCGGTTCGGTCGAAGAGGTGCTGAGCTGCGACAGGATGGGGCAGACCTATGATGTGTCCGTCGCCTCGATCGATCTCGATACAACCTTGCCGAACCCGCTCAGGACAGCGCTCGAGCTGATGCACAGCAACATAGAAGACCCCATCGAAATCGATGAGATCGCACGCTACTCAGGCATTTCGCGTCGTCATCTCGAGCGCCTGTTCTGCCGTCATATGAAAGCGACCCCGCCGCGCTATTACCTGGAGCTGCGTCTTTCCAGGGCGAGGCAATTGCTGCAGTACACCAACAAGTCTTTGCTCGAGGTCGCGGTGGCTTGCGGTTTCGTCACCCTCTCGCATTTTCAGCGGCGTTTTCGGGAAATGTTCGGTGTCGCCCCCGGGCGCTTCCGTAAGCGGCGCAATGCGCAATGA
- the tam gene encoding trans-aconitate 2-methyltransferase: protein MAWSAQQYSLFERQRTRPVHDLLAAVPHQGIERAVDLGCGPGNSTAVLQAHAPEAQVMGIDSSEDMLRAARERLPQVNFQLADIQHWQAEVAPQLILANASLQWLPDHAQLYPRLLAQLSPGGWLAIQTPDNLNEPAHRLAREVAADGPWAARIGEVRHAERHSAQTYYDILSPHASELDIWRTTYFHVLKNAAAVVEWFKSTALLPFLQPLDAGQQAAFLARYQAAIAEAYAQQGDGRVLLPFPRLFVVARR, encoded by the coding sequence ATGGCCTGGTCTGCTCAGCAATATTCCCTGTTCGAGCGTCAGCGCACCCGACCTGTCCACGATCTTCTGGCGGCGGTGCCGCATCAGGGCATCGAACGGGCCGTGGATCTGGGCTGTGGCCCCGGCAATTCCACCGCTGTATTGCAGGCCCACGCGCCAGAGGCGCAGGTGATGGGTATCGACAGCAGCGAGGACATGTTGCGCGCGGCGCGTGAGCGGCTGCCGCAGGTGAACTTCCAGTTGGCGGATATCCAGCACTGGCAGGCCGAGGTCGCGCCGCAACTGATCCTGGCCAATGCCTCGCTGCAATGGCTGCCGGATCACGCGCAACTCTATCCGCGTCTGTTGGCGCAACTCTCGCCTGGCGGTTGGCTGGCGATCCAGACGCCGGACAACCTGAATGAGCCGGCGCACCGTCTGGCCCGCGAAGTGGCGGCAGACGGCCCGTGGGCGGCGCGCATCGGCGAGGTGCGTCATGCCGAGCGGCATAGCGCGCAGACCTATTACGACATTCTCAGCCCTCATGCCAGCGAGCTGGATATCTGGCGCACCACCTATTTCCATGTATTGAAGAATGCAGCAGCGGTGGTGGAGTGGTTCAAGTCCACAGCGCTGTTGCCATTCCTGCAACCGCTGGATGCCGGGCAGCAGGCTGCATTCCTGGCGCGCTACCAGGCAGCGATCGCCGAGGCCTATGCGCAGCAGGGCGATGGTCGGGTATTGCTGCCGTTTCCACGCTTGTTCGTGGTCGCACGGCGTTAG
- a CDS encoding MdtB/MuxB family multidrug efflux RND transporter permease subunit, producing the protein MNISHPFILRPVATTLLMVAIFLGGLIAYRLLPVSALPEVDYPTIRVLTLYPGASPDVMTSAVTAPLERQFGQMAGLKQMSSSSSGGASVITLRFNLEISLAVAEQEVQAAINAASNLLPEDLPAPPVYNKVNPADTPVLTLAVTSKSLPLPQVNDLVDTRLAQKLAQTSGVGLVTLAGGQRPAVRIRVNPEALAAYGLSLADVRSLITRSNVNQPKGNFDGPTRVSQLDANDQLKSVEQYRELILTYKDGAALRLEDVAEIIDGAENERLAAWADRNQAVLVNVQRQPGANVIDVVERIQTLLPQLTSTLPASVEVRVLTDRTQTIRAAVRDVQHELLLAIALVVMVTFLFLRKLSATLIPSVVVPLSLIGTFAVMYLAGFTINNLTLMALTIATGFVVDDAIVMLENIARHLEEGETPLNAALKGARQIGFTLVSLTLSLIAVLIPLLFMADVVGRLFREFAITLAVAILISLVVSLTLTPMMCARLLKVEGAAEQGRFHQVAGRFIDAMIERYGVGLNWVLRHQALTLLVAVATLGLTVLLYVLVPKGFFPVQDTGVIQGISEAPQSISFTAMSERQQRLTEVILKDPAVASLSSSIGVDGNNLTLNTGRLLINLKPHAERDVTASEVIERLRPELAKVPGIELFMQPVQDLTIEDRISRTQFQFSLESPDGQLLESWTPRLVEALRRQPQLTDVASDLQNRGLQVYLHIDRDAAARLGIRVSAIDDALYDAFGQRQISTIYTQASQYRVVLESRDGGRIGPAALGQIHVATGDGEQVPLSSLARVEQRPASLLVNHIGQFPAVTLSFNLAPGVSLGEAVAVIERVEQDIGLPAAIDSQFQGAAEAFRASLSSTLLLILAAIVTMYIVLGVLYESYIHPITILSTLPSAGVGALLALLLTGNDLGLIAIIGIILLIGIVKKNAIMMIDFALEAERHQGMTPEAAIYQAALLRFRPILMTTLAALFGAIPLMLASGSGAELRQPLGLVMVGGLLVSQVLTLFTTPVIYLYFDRLSRRVTGRSAAGVGV; encoded by the coding sequence ATGAACATCTCCCACCCGTTCATCCTGCGGCCGGTCGCCACCACGCTGCTGATGGTGGCGATCTTCCTCGGCGGCCTGATTGCCTACCGCCTGCTGCCGGTATCGGCGTTGCCGGAGGTGGATTACCCCACCATCCGCGTGCTGACGCTCTACCCGGGCGCCAGCCCGGACGTGATGACCAGCGCCGTGACCGCACCGCTGGAACGCCAGTTCGGGCAGATGGCCGGGCTCAAGCAGATGTCGTCGAGCAGCTCCGGTGGCGCCTCGGTGATCACCTTGCGCTTCAATCTGGAGATTTCCCTGGCGGTGGCCGAGCAGGAGGTGCAGGCGGCGATCAATGCGGCGAGCAATCTGCTGCCGGAGGATCTGCCGGCCCCGCCGGTGTACAACAAGGTCAACCCGGCCGACACCCCGGTGCTGACCCTGGCGGTGACCTCCAAGTCCTTGCCGCTGCCGCAGGTCAACGACCTGGTGGATACCCGCCTGGCGCAGAAACTGGCGCAGACCAGCGGCGTCGGCCTGGTCACTCTGGCCGGTGGCCAGCGCCCGGCCGTGCGCATTCGCGTCAACCCCGAGGCGCTGGCGGCCTATGGCCTGAGCCTGGCCGACGTGCGCAGCCTGATCACCCGCAGCAACGTCAACCAGCCCAAGGGCAATTTCGACGGCCCGACTCGGGTTTCCCAGCTCGATGCCAACGACCAGCTCAAGTCGGTCGAGCAATACCGTGAACTGATCCTGACCTACAAGGACGGCGCGGCCCTGCGCCTGGAGGATGTCGCCGAGATCATCGACGGCGCCGAGAACGAGCGCCTGGCGGCTTGGGCCGACCGCAACCAGGCAGTGCTGGTCAACGTCCAGCGCCAGCCGGGGGCCAACGTCATCGACGTGGTCGAGCGCATCCAGACACTGCTGCCGCAACTGACCAGCACCTTGCCGGCCAGCGTCGAGGTCAGGGTACTTACCGACCGCACCCAGACCATCCGCGCGGCCGTGCGCGACGTGCAGCACGAATTGCTGCTGGCCATCGCCCTGGTGGTGATGGTGACCTTCCTGTTCCTGCGCAAGTTGTCGGCCACCCTGATCCCCTCGGTGGTGGTGCCGCTGTCGCTGATCGGCACCTTCGCCGTGATGTACCTGGCCGGCTTCACCATCAATAACCTGACGCTGATGGCGCTGACCATCGCCACCGGCTTCGTGGTGGACGATGCCATCGTCATGCTGGAGAACATCGCCCGCCACCTGGAGGAGGGCGAGACGCCGCTGAACGCCGCGCTCAAGGGCGCGAGGCAGATCGGCTTCACCCTGGTGTCGTTGACCCTGTCGCTGATCGCCGTGCTGATTCCGTTGCTGTTCATGGCCGACGTGGTGGGTCGTCTGTTCCGCGAGTTCGCCATCACCCTGGCGGTGGCCATCCTGATTTCCCTGGTGGTGTCGCTGACCCTGACGCCAATGATGTGTGCGCGCCTGCTCAAGGTCGAAGGCGCCGCAGAGCAGGGGCGTTTTCACCAGGTTGCAGGGCGCTTCATCGACGCCATGATCGAGCGTTATGGCGTCGGCCTGAACTGGGTGCTGCGTCACCAGGCGCTGACCCTGCTGGTGGCCGTGGCCACACTGGGCCTGACCGTGTTGCTCTATGTGCTGGTGCCCAAGGGCTTCTTTCCGGTGCAGGACACCGGGGTGATCCAGGGCATTTCCGAAGCGCCGCAGTCGATTTCCTTCACCGCCATGAGCGAACGTCAGCAGCGTCTCACCGAGGTGATCCTGAAGGATCCGGCGGTGGCCAGCCTGTCGTCCTCAATCGGTGTCGATGGCAACAACCTGACGCTCAACACCGGTCGCCTGCTGATCAACCTCAAGCCCCATGCCGAGCGCGACGTCACCGCCAGCGAGGTGATCGAGCGTCTGCGCCCCGAGTTGGCCAAGGTGCCGGGCATCGAGCTGTTCATGCAGCCGGTGCAGGATCTGACCATCGAGGATCGCATCAGTCGCACCCAGTTCCAGTTCAGCCTGGAATCGCCCGATGGACAGTTGCTGGAAAGCTGGACGCCGCGCCTGGTCGAGGCGCTGCGCCGGCAGCCGCAGCTCACCGATGTGGCCAGCGACCTGCAGAACCGTGGCTTGCAGGTGTATCTGCATATCGACCGCGACGCCGCCGCGCGCCTGGGCATCAGGGTCAGTGCCATCGACGACGCCTTGTACGATGCCTTCGGCCAGCGCCAGATCAGCACCATCTACACCCAGGCCAGCCAGTACCGGGTGGTGCTGGAAAGCCGCGACGGCGGGCGCATCGGCCCGGCGGCATTGGGTCAGATTCATGTCGCCACGGGCGACGGCGAGCAGGTGCCGCTGTCCTCGCTGGCACGTGTCGAGCAGCGCCCGGCCAGCCTGCTGGTGAACCATATCGGCCAGTTCCCGGCGGTGACCCTGTCGTTCAACCTGGCACCGGGGGTGTCGCTGGGCGAGGCGGTGGCGGTAATCGAGCGGGTCGAGCAGGACATCGGCCTGCCTGCCGCCATCGACAGCCAGTTCCAGGGCGCTGCCGAGGCCTTCCGCGCGTCGCTGTCGTCGACCTTGCTGCTGATCCTGGCGGCCATCGTCACCATGTACATCGTGCTCGGCGTGCTCTACGAGAGCTACATCCACCCGATCACCATTCTTTCCACGCTGCCTTCGGCGGGCGTCGGCGCCTTGCTGGCGCTACTGTTGACCGGCAACGATCTGGGCCTGATCGCCATCATCGGCATCATCCTGCTCATTGGCATCGTCAAGAAGAACGCCATCATGATGATCGACTTCGCTCTGGAGGCCGAGCGGCATCAGGGCATGACCCCGGAAGCGGCGATCTACCAGGCAGCACTGCTGCGCTTCCGGCCGATCCTGATGACCACCCTGGCCGCGCTGTTCGGCGCCATTCCGCTGATGCTGGCCTCTGGCTCTGGCGCCGAACTGCGCCAGCCGCTGGGCCTGGTGATGGTTGGCGGCCTGCTGGTCAGCCAGGTGCTGACACTGTTCACCACGCCGGTGATCTACCTGTACTTCGATCGCCTGTCGCGACGGGTTACGGGGCGTAGTGCGGCGGGGGTAGGGGTATGA
- a CDS encoding multidrug efflux RND transporter permease subunit, producing MNLSAPFIRRPVATLLLSLAIMLLGGVSFGLLPVAPLPQMDFPTITVQASLPGASPQIMAATVATPLERSLGSISGISQMNSRSSQGNTRIMVQFDLDKDINTAAREVQAAINAARELLPSGMRSMPSYRKINPSQAPIMVLSLTSKTLDKGQLYDVASTILAQKLAQVGGVGEVQVGGSSLPAVRVALEPRLLDHYGIALDEVRQAIAASNVLRPKGAVEDGQRRWQVQASDQLASAADYLPMIIRYQDGAAVRLGDVASVTDGVEDRYNSGFYNDKESVLLVINRQSGANILQTIDDIRAALPALREVIPASVELQVAMDRSPVIRATLHEAEQTLLIAVALVILVVLAFLGSWRAALIPALAVPVSLIGSFAAMYLLGFSLNNLSLMALIIATGLVVDDAIVVLENIARHIHNGEKPLQAAFKGTREVGFTLLSMNLSLVAVFISILFMGGIVERLFREFSLTLAVAIVISLLVSLTLTPMLCARWLKAEEQQPGGRLQQWGERLQTRVLGFYGRSLDWALRHSLLMLLSLLATIALNLYLFVSVPKTFMPQQDTGQLIGFIRGDDGLSFQVMQPKMEAFRKALLADPAVHSVAGFIGGASGINNAFMIVRLKPIEERKLSAQAVINRLRHEVPKVPGGRMFLMPDQDLQFGGREGRSSDTEYLLLSDDLDALRQWLPKVREALRALPEITDIDAKENEGAQQIRLVVDRETASRLGVDMSMITAVLNNAFSQRQVSTIYEALNQYSVVMEIDPQYAQYPESLGQIQVISADGARVPLSTFARWELSLEEDRVQHQGQFAAENIGFSLAEGVSLEQATEAIERAVARLNLPTEVQGMMGGTGAAFQQMQGNQPLMILLALVVVYIVLGVLYESYVHPLTILSTLPSAGVGALLALQLVGMEFSLISLLGLFLLIGIVKKNAIMMVDLALQLERGQRLSPQESIRQACLLRFRPILMTTLAAILGALPLVLGNAAGAEMRQPLGVTIVGGLLLSQLLTLYTTPVVYLYFDRLRHRVNRWRGVRSDASLENPL from the coding sequence ATGAACTTGTCCGCTCCCTTTATCCGTCGCCCAGTGGCAACCCTGCTGCTGAGCCTGGCGATCATGCTGCTGGGCGGGGTGAGCTTCGGCCTGCTGCCGGTGGCGCCGCTGCCGCAGATGGATTTTCCCACCATCACCGTGCAGGCCAGCCTGCCCGGCGCCAGCCCGCAGATCATGGCGGCCACCGTGGCCACGCCGTTGGAACGCTCGCTCGGCAGCATCTCCGGCATCAGCCAGATGAACAGCCGCAGCAGCCAGGGCAATACGCGGATCATGGTGCAGTTCGACCTGGACAAGGACATCAACACCGCTGCCCGTGAGGTGCAGGCAGCGATCAATGCCGCCCGCGAGCTGCTACCCAGCGGCATGCGCAGCATGCCCAGCTACCGCAAGATCAATCCGTCGCAGGCGCCGATCATGGTGCTATCGCTGACCAGCAAGACCCTGGACAAGGGCCAGCTATACGATGTGGCCTCCACCATCCTGGCGCAGAAGCTGGCCCAGGTCGGTGGCGTCGGCGAGGTGCAGGTCGGCGGCAGCTCGCTGCCGGCGGTGCGCGTGGCGCTGGAGCCGCGCCTGCTCGATCACTACGGCATCGCCCTGGACGAGGTGCGCCAGGCCATCGCCGCGAGCAACGTGTTGCGCCCCAAGGGGGCGGTAGAGGATGGCCAGCGGCGCTGGCAGGTGCAGGCCAGTGACCAGCTAGCCAGCGCCGCCGACTACCTGCCGATGATCATTCGCTACCAGGACGGCGCTGCGGTGCGCCTCGGTGACGTGGCCAGCGTCACCGACGGCGTGGAGGATCGCTACAACAGCGGTTTCTACAATGACAAGGAGTCGGTGCTGCTGGTGATCAACCGCCAGAGCGGGGCGAACATCCTGCAGACCATCGACGACATTCGCGCCGCGCTGCCAGCCCTACGCGAAGTGATTCCGGCCAGCGTCGAGCTGCAGGTGGCGATGGATCGCTCGCCGGTGATCCGCGCCACCTTGCATGAGGCGGAGCAGACCCTACTGATCGCCGTGGCCCTGGTGATCCTGGTGGTGCTGGCGTTTCTCGGGAGCTGGCGGGCAGCGTTGATTCCGGCGCTGGCGGTGCCGGTATCGCTGATCGGCAGCTTCGCCGCCATGTACCTGCTGGGCTTTTCCCTCAACAATCTGTCGCTGATGGCGCTGATCATCGCCACCGGCCTGGTGGTGGACGATGCCATCGTGGTGCTGGAGAACATCGCCCGGCACATCCACAACGGCGAGAAACCGCTGCAGGCCGCCTTCAAGGGCACGCGCGAGGTGGGTTTCACCCTGCTGTCGATGAACCTGTCGCTGGTGGCGGTGTTCATTTCCATCCTGTTCATGGGCGGCATCGTCGAGCGCCTGTTCCGCGAGTTCTCGCTGACCCTGGCAGTGGCCATCGTGATTTCCCTGCTGGTGTCGCTGACCCTGACGCCGATGCTCTGCGCGCGCTGGCTCAAGGCCGAGGAGCAGCAGCCAGGCGGGCGCCTGCAGCAGTGGGGTGAACGCTTGCAGACCCGGGTGCTGGGTTTCTACGGGCGCAGCCTGGATTGGGCCCTGCGCCACTCGCTGCTGATGCTGCTGAGCCTGCTGGCGACCATCGCGCTGAACCTCTACCTGTTCGTCAGCGTGCCCAAGACCTTCATGCCACAGCAGGACACCGGCCAGTTGATCGGCTTCATTCGCGGTGACGACGGCCTGTCGTTCCAGGTCATGCAGCCGAAGATGGAGGCCTTTCGCAAGGCGCTGCTGGCCGACCCTGCGGTACACAGCGTGGCCGGCTTCATCGGCGGTGCCAGCGGCATCAACAATGCCTTCATGATCGTGCGCCTCAAGCCCATCGAAGAACGCAAACTGTCGGCACAGGCGGTGATCAACCGTCTGCGCCACGAAGTGCCCAAGGTGCCCGGCGGGCGCATGTTCCTAATGCCCGATCAGGATCTGCAGTTCGGTGGCCGCGAGGGGCGCAGCTCGGACACCGAGTACCTGCTGCTCTCCGATGACCTCGACGCCCTGCGCCAGTGGCTGCCGAAGGTACGCGAGGCCCTGCGCGCCTTGCCCGAAATCACCGATATCGACGCCAAGGAGAACGAAGGCGCACAGCAGATCCGCCTGGTGGTCGATCGCGAGACGGCCAGCCGTCTGGGCGTGGACATGAGCATGATCACCGCGGTGCTCAACAATGCCTTCAGTCAGCGTCAGGTATCGACCATCTACGAGGCGCTGAACCAGTACAGCGTGGTCATGGAGATCGACCCGCAGTACGCCCAGTACCCGGAATCCCTGGGGCAGATCCAGGTGATCAGCGCCGACGGCGCGCGCGTGCCGCTGTCCACCTTCGCCCGCTGGGAGCTGAGTCTGGAAGAGGATCGGGTGCAGCACCAGGGCCAGTTTGCCGCCGAGAACATCGGCTTCTCCCTGGCTGAGGGAGTAAGCCTGGAGCAGGCCACCGAGGCCATCGAACGAGCCGTGGCCAGGCTGAACCTGCCCACCGAAGTACAGGGCATGATGGGCGGCACCGGCGCGGCCTTCCAGCAGATGCAGGGCAACCAGCCGCTGATGATCCTGCTGGCGCTGGTGGTGGTGTATATCGTCCTTGGCGTGCTCTACGAGAGCTACGTGCACCCGCTGACCATTCTCTCCACGCTGCCTTCGGCCGGTGTCGGCGCTTTGCTGGCGTTGCAACTGGTGGGCATGGAGTTCAGCCTGATCTCGCTACTGGGTCTGTTCCTGCTCATCGGTATCGTCAAGAAGAACGCCATCATGATGGTCGACCTGGCCCTGCAACTGGAGCGCGGCCAACGGCTCAGCCCGCAGGAGTCGATCCGACAGGCCTGCCTGCTGCGTTTCCGCCCGATTCTGATGACCACCCTGGCCGCCATCCTCGGTGCTCTGCCGTTGGTGCTGGGCAATGCCGCCGGGGCGGAAATGCGCCAGCCGCTGGGTGTGACCATCGTCGGCGGGTTGCTGCTCAGCCAACTGCTGACGCTCTATACCACTCCGGTGGTGTACCTCTATTTCGACCGCTTGCGGCATCGCGTCAATCGTTGGCGTGGCGTGCGCAGCGACGCTTCGCTGGAAAATCCGCTATGA
- a CDS encoding TRAP transporter substrate-binding protein, with the protein MFDILRALATGALALAALSCQVALADEPILIKFSHVVADSTPKGQGALLFKRLVEQRLGGKVKVEVYPNSSLYGDANELEALNKNEVQLLAPSLAKFEQYTKQLQVFDLPFLFDDLEAVNRFQKRAKGRQLLRSMEDHDIVGLAYWHNGMKQLSATRALHVPADAKGLSFRIQPSAVLEAQFGAIGANSQKLPFSEVFNALKSGQVQGAENPWSNIYSKKLHEVQPFITETNHGVLDYMLVSNSRFWYSIPHHIRTELEAIIDEVTYAVNKQAEADNLADRQRIIDSGRSQVISLTPEQRQAWRDAMRPVWAQFEQQIGADVLKAAQTVNRKHRD; encoded by the coding sequence ATGTTCGACATCCTCCGAGCCCTGGCTACCGGTGCCCTGGCGCTGGCCGCCCTCAGTTGCCAGGTGGCGCTGGCCGATGAACCTATCCTGATCAAGTTCTCTCACGTGGTGGCCGACAGCACCCCCAAGGGCCAGGGCGCATTGCTGTTCAAGCGACTGGTGGAACAGCGCCTGGGGGGCAAGGTCAAGGTCGAGGTCTACCCCAACTCCAGCCTTTACGGCGATGCCAACGAGCTGGAAGCACTGAACAAGAACGAGGTGCAGCTACTGGCGCCCTCCCTGGCCAAGTTCGAGCAGTACACCAAGCAACTGCAGGTATTCGACCTGCCCTTCCTGTTCGATGATCTGGAGGCGGTCAACCGCTTCCAGAAGCGCGCCAAGGGCCGTCAGTTGCTGCGCTCGATGGAAGATCACGACATCGTCGGCCTGGCCTACTGGCACAACGGCATGAAGCAGTTGTCCGCCACTCGCGCGCTGCATGTCCCCGCCGACGCCAAGGGCCTGAGCTTCCGCATCCAGCCCTCGGCGGTACTGGAAGCGCAGTTCGGCGCGATTGGCGCAAATAGTCAGAAACTGCCCTTTTCCGAAGTCTTCAACGCCCTCAAGAGCGGCCAGGTGCAAGGCGCCGAGAACCCCTGGTCGAATATCTACAGCAAGAAGCTGCATGAAGTGCAACCCTTCATCACTGAAACCAACCACGGCGTGCTGGACTACATGCTGGTGAGCAACTCGCGCTTCTGGTACAGCATTCCGCACCATATCCGCACCGAGCTTGAAGCCATCATCGACGAAGTCACCTATGCGGTGAACAAGCAGGCCGAGGCCGACAACCTGGCCGACCGCCAACGCATCATCGACTCCGGCCGCAGCCAGGTCATCAGCCTCACCCCTGAACAGCGCCAGGCCTGGCGCGACGCCATGCGCCCGGTGTGGGCGCAGTTCGAGCAGCAGATCGGCGCGGACGTGCTCAAGGCGGCGCAGACGGTCAACCGTAAGCACCGCGATTGA
- a CDS encoding efflux transporter outer membrane subunit, with protein MNRAPFSRTFVSLLLAGMLGGCALGPDYQRPELAVPAQFKQVEGWKTASPADALERGAWWQLYGDAELDALVERLQVSNQNLAAAEAQYRQARALVRSARASFVPTLSGSAGVTRSGQGEGSDSRFAGSSVVSGSSVSKSYDLSLSAAWELDLWGKLRRNLEASQADYAASAADLAAVRLSLQSELVQNYLQLRVLDEQKRLLDATVAAYARSLRLTENQYRAGIVPRSDVSQATTQLKSTQAQAIDLNWQRAQLEHAIAVLVGVSPAELSIAPRASVPTLPAVPVALPSQLLERRPDVAAAERRVMAANARIGVAEAAWFPDLSISASGGYRGSSFADWIEVPNRFWSLGPQLALTLFDGGARSAELQRTQAVYDQTVAQYRQAVLDSFREVEDYLVQLRVLEQESSVQREALDAARESLRLIENQYRAGTVDYNAVVNVQATALNNERSNLTLLGNRLLASVQLIAALGGGWQGEASE; from the coding sequence ATGAACCGAGCTCCCTTCTCACGAACCTTCGTCTCCTTGCTGTTGGCTGGCATGCTCGGTGGCTGTGCCCTGGGGCCGGACTATCAGCGCCCCGAGCTGGCCGTGCCGGCGCAGTTCAAACAGGTTGAAGGCTGGAAGACGGCCAGCCCCGCCGACGCCCTGGAACGGGGCGCCTGGTGGCAGCTATACGGGGATGCCGAACTCGATGCCCTGGTCGAGCGTCTGCAGGTGTCCAATCAGAACCTGGCGGCCGCCGAGGCGCAGTACCGCCAGGCGCGGGCCCTGGTGCGCAGTGCCCGCGCCAGCTTCGTGCCGACGCTATCCGGTAGTGCCGGGGTAACGCGCAGCGGGCAGGGCGAGGGCAGCGATTCGCGCTTCGCAGGCTCGTCGGTCGTCAGTGGTTCGAGCGTGTCCAAGAGCTATGACCTGAGTCTGAGCGCGGCGTGGGAGCTGGATCTGTGGGGCAAGCTGCGGCGCAATCTGGAGGCCAGCCAGGCGGACTACGCCGCCAGCGCGGCGGACCTGGCCGCCGTGCGCCTGAGCCTGCAGAGCGAGCTGGTGCAGAACTACCTGCAACTGCGCGTGCTCGACGAGCAGAAGCGCCTGCTCGATGCCACGGTGGCGGCCTATGCGCGCTCGCTGCGCCTGACCGAGAACCAGTACCGCGCCGGCATCGTACCCAGGTCTGACGTGTCCCAGGCCACCACGCAGCTCAAGAGCACCCAGGCCCAGGCCATCGACCTGAACTGGCAGCGCGCCCAGCTCGAACACGCCATTGCCGTGCTGGTGGGAGTCAGCCCGGCCGAACTGAGCATCGCACCACGGGCGAGCGTGCCGACCCTGCCGGCGGTGCCGGTGGCACTGCCTTCGCAATTGCTCGAGCGGCGCCCGGACGTCGCCGCCGCCGAGCGCCGGGTGATGGCCGCCAACGCCCGCATCGGCGTGGCCGAAGCCGCCTGGTTCCCCGACCTGAGCATCAGCGCCAGCGGTGGCTATCGAGGCAGCAGCTTCGCCGACTGGATCGAGGTGCCCAACCGTTTCTGGTCGCTGGGCCCACAACTGGCCCTCACCCTGTTCGATGGCGGCGCACGCAGCGCCGAGCTGCAGCGCACCCAGGCGGTGTATGACCAGACCGTGGCGCAATATCGCCAGGCGGTGCTGGACAGCTTCCGCGAAGTGGAGGATTACCTGGTGCAGTTGCGCGTGCTGGAGCAGGAAAGCAGCGTGCAGCGGGAGGCGCTGGATGCCGCACGCGAGTCGTTGCGCCTGATCGAGAACCAGTACCGCGCCGGTACCGTCGACTACAACGCCGTGGTCAACGTGCAGGCCACGGCGCTGAACAACGAGCGCTCCAACCTGACGCTGCTGGGCAATCGCCTGCTGGCCAGCGTGCAACTGATCGCGGCATTGGGGGGCGGTTGGCAGGGCGAGGCGTCCGAGTAG